A single region of the Vicia villosa cultivar HV-30 ecotype Madison, WI linkage group LG4, Vvil1.0, whole genome shotgun sequence genome encodes:
- the LOC131596344 gene encoding F-box/FBD/LRR-repeat protein At1g13570-like, translated as MPTVTKPDRITLLPGHVMDHILCYLPIREAVRTSVLSSKWRNKWYSLPDIVFSPRDPFVCESKYIKMVDHVLLLHSGSINMFKLSDSGHDVFSVNAATDMDRWILYLIGRSIKELVLDVLMDELYKIPWCLFSCQSLHRLKLYSCWLNPPTTFEGFRNLRSLDLDHIRMTQDAFENLISSCPLLEHLKLANVFGGVTQINIHAPNLKFFDIYDIFEGISFVNTFQLTTVAINLSLNLNSESNQNRLHGCSSNLLNFFDGLPHIQSLEIHQDFLKYLAAGVVPVKLPTPCINLGYLSLDIKFNDLKEVSAALCLLRSSPNLRTLEIFARIEKDTVLSTPTSYCWEDIFSRPTMPIKAQHVTIDGISDTKLELDFIRFLLLYLPMLEMMHVKPGANVTMELTKTLIQFKRASGRAKVIREDDTSSSEEDSIYGEERPNNEEVENEEVEVSPIVEKRQSKKPRWMKDYVCK; from the exons ATG CCTACCGTGACGAAGCCAGATAGAATTACTTTGTTACCGGGTCATGTAATGGACCATATTCTGTGTTACTTGCCAATCAGGGAAGCAGTTAGAACAAGTGTTTTATCTAGTAAATGGAGGAACAAATGGTACTCACTACCGGATATTGTGTTCTCTCCCCGAGACCCTTTCGTTTGTGAGAGTAAGTATATTAAGATGGTTGATCATGTACTCTTACTTCATTCTGGGTCAATCAACATGTTCAAGCTCTCTGATTCAGGCCATGATGTCTTTAGTGTGAATGCTGCAACTGATATGGATCGGTGGATTCTTTATTTAATTGGAAGATCCATTAAAGAGCTTGTACTGGATGTTTTGATGGATGAGTTATATAAGATACCTTGGTGCTTATTCTCTTGTCAAAGCTTACATCGTTTAAAATTATATTCGTGTTGGCTTAATCCTCCAACAACCTTCGAAGGATTCAGGAACTTGAGAAGTCTTGATCTGGATCATATTAGAATGACTCAAGATGCTTTTGAAAACTTGATATCCAGCTGCCCTCTGCTTGAACATTTGAAATTGGCAAATGTTTTTGGAGGTGTCACCCAAATTAATATTCATGCACCAAATCTTAAGTTTTTTGATATCTATGATATATTTGAGGGTATTAGCTTTGTCAACACTTTCCAATTAACTACAGTAGCCATTAATTTAAGTTTGAATTTGAACTCCGAAAGCAATCAAAATAGATTGCATGGATGCTCTAGCAATTTGCTCAATTTTTTTGATGGTCTACCTCATATACAGAGCCTAGAGATTCATCAAGACTTTTTAAAG TATTTGGCTGCAGGTGTTGTGCCGGTAAAGCTTCCTACACCTTGTATCAATCTAGGTTATCTTTCCTTAGACATAAAATTCAATGACTTGAAAGAAGTTTCGGCTGCTCTTTGCTTGCTCAGAAGCTCACCTAATCTTCGAACATTAGAAATATTT GCACGGATTGAGAAGGATACTGTCCTTTCGACACCAACATCCTATTGTTGGGAAGATATCTTTTCAAGGCCAACCATGCCGATCAAAGCACAACATGTAACAATAGATGGTATTTCAGATACCAAACTGGAATTAGATTTTATTAGATTTCTACTTCTCTATTTGCCTATGCTAGAAATGATGCATGTGAAACCTGGTGCAAATGTCACAATGGAGTTGACAAAAACACTGATTCAGTTCAAAAGAGCGTCAGGAAGAGCTAAAGTTATTCGGGAAGATGATACAAGCTCATCCGAAGAAGATTCAATATATGGTGAGGAAAGGCCCAACAATGAGGAGGTTGAAAATGAGGAGGTAGAAGTGAGCCCAATAGTGGAAAAGAGGCAATCCAAAAAACCAAGATGGATGAAGGATTACGTGTGCAAATAG